The proteins below are encoded in one region of Sminthopsis crassicaudata isolate SCR6 chromosome 1, ASM4859323v1, whole genome shotgun sequence:
- the LOC141550195 gene encoding LOW QUALITY PROTEIN: olfactory receptor 13C9-like (The sequence of the model RefSeq protein was modified relative to this genomic sequence to represent the inferred CDS: inserted 1 base in 1 codon; substituted 1 base at 1 genomic stop codon) produces MLCEPRFLTPDQANLPKLEAGKREGPVSNNVPRSQEREIENTNKTVLAEFILLGLSKYLKLKVFFLVLCMTXIVILFGNSVIIILSILDSHLHTSKYFFLRNLSFLHICYTFVPKILVNFLSTXKSLSFLGCAIQMSTSFAMGTSECILLAVMGYDHYVAISNPLRYPIVMHRTFYANLASLYWLIGGLNSLFQTILKMQLPFCGKNIIDHFTCGILAVMHLAYADISLNKLIMLVRIVIFTLIPLLLIIVSYVFILSTILQIHSAEGRNKAFSTCLSHLTMVIIFYETILFMYMKPKSKASLTTDKLIYTLYGIFTPIFNPIICSLRNKDMNAAVKKVLSRSLSLWKLKDLAWLYTAGPLHKTITYLDTLNSSLWYIFSYKEDYNPHVSHIIKFWYIFSDKFSVHVLSNPAETNFFKVIQRY; encoded by the exons gagagagaaattgaaaACACTAATAAAACAGTTTTAGCTGAATTCATTCTCCTGGGACTTTCCAAATACCTCAAACTTaaggttttctttcttgtgttatGCATGA ATATAGTCATCCTTTTTGGAAATAGTGTCATTATCATACTGAGCATTCTGGATTCCCATCTTCACACCTCCAAGTATTTCTTCCTCAGAAATCTCTCCTTCTTACATATCTGTTACACATTTGTGCCCAAAATTCTGGTGAACTTCCTGTCTACATGAAAATCCTTGTCCTTCTTAGGATGTGCAATCCAGATGTCAACCTCTTTTGCCATGGGAACCTCAGAGTGCATCCTGCTGGCTGTCATGGGTTATGACCACTATGTGGCTATCAGTAATCCTCTAAGATATCCCATTGTCATGCATAGGACTTTTTATGCAAACCTGGCTTCTTTGTACTGGCTAATAGGTGGTCTTAACTCTTTGTTTCAAACCATTCTTAAGATGCAATTGCCTTTTTGTGGGAAAAATATCATTGACCATTTCACCTGTGGAATACTGGCTGTCATGCACCTGGCCTATGCTGACATCTCCCTGAATAAACTCATCATGCTGGTAAGAATTGTAATCTTCACCTTAATCCCTCTGCTATTAATCATTGTTTCTTATGTCTTCATCCTTTCCACCATTTTACAGATCCATTCTGCTGAGGGCAGAAACAAAGCCTTTTCTACTTGTCTATCCCACCTGACCATGGTCATCATCTTCTATGAGACAATCCTCTTCATGTATATGAAGCCCAAGTCCAAGGCCTCACTGACCACAGATAAGCTGATTTACACACTTTATGGGATTTTTACTCCCATATTCAATCCCATCATCTGTAGTCTGAGGAACAAGGATATGAATGCTGCAGTGAAAAAAGTGCTAAGCAGAAGTCTGTCCTTATGGAAACTGAAAGATTTGGCTTGGCTCTATACTGCTGGTCCACTTCATAAGACAATAACTTATTTGGATACTTTGAATTCCTCATTGTGGTATATATTCTCCTACAAGGAAGACTACAATCCCCATGTATCCCACATTATAAAATTCTGGTAcattttttctgataaattctcAGTACATGTTCTATCCAATCCAGCTGAGACtaacttttttaaagtaataCAAAGATATTAA